Proteins from a genomic interval of Solidesulfovibrio sp.:
- a CDS encoding N-acetylmuramoyl-L-alanine amidase encodes MRRGLFAWLLAAGLLWGAVVPALADTADELAGQAQDALSAGNTDKALALLTEAQAKDPRNHRVQALLGRTFLQRGDVRAALEHCNQAVRLNPEDTSSRILAETIGQFPLPGRPGREAAPAPPRPGALAGEARAERQALLARGPSREGQGPFRLLIDPGHGGVDAGAPGSGLRESDVALDIALRLARTLAGHGETVAVNLTRTADVTLPGWARASLAAFYDADLVLALHAARVPEPAAVGVGLFTFGREPSDAVAAATVRLENAAHETRGQSSGRLGGQLFHAAARRAAGAADTAQAARAAGIMAASLGQASPLPVRPPASGPFRLLDETDAPAILVEAGFLSNPADASVLAVAEKRQALADALARAVLAVATAGRSAVSP; translated from the coding sequence GTGAGGCGGGGGCTTTTCGCCTGGCTGCTTGCGGCCGGCCTGCTCTGGGGCGCGGTCGTCCCGGCCCTGGCCGACACGGCCGACGAACTGGCCGGCCAGGCCCAGGACGCCCTGTCGGCCGGCAACACCGACAAGGCGCTGGCGCTGCTCACCGAGGCCCAGGCCAAGGACCCGCGCAACCACCGGGTCCAGGCCCTGCTGGGCCGGACTTTTCTCCAGCGCGGCGACGTCCGGGCGGCGCTCGAGCATTGCAACCAGGCCGTGCGCCTCAATCCCGAGGATACCTCCTCGCGCATCCTGGCCGAAACCATCGGCCAGTTTCCCCTGCCGGGACGCCCGGGCAGGGAGGCCGCCCCGGCGCCGCCCCGGCCGGGCGCCCTGGCCGGCGAGGCCCGGGCCGAACGCCAGGCGCTGCTGGCCCGGGGGCCGTCCCGGGAAGGGCAGGGGCCTTTCCGGCTGCTCATCGACCCCGGCCACGGCGGCGTCGATGCCGGCGCGCCGGGAAGCGGCCTTCGCGAATCCGACGTCGCCCTGGACATCGCCCTGCGCCTGGCCCGAACCCTGGCCGGGCACGGCGAGACGGTGGCCGTCAACCTGACCCGCACGGCCGACGTGACCCTGCCGGGCTGGGCCAGGGCGAGCCTGGCCGCCTTTTACGACGCGGACCTGGTCCTTGCCCTCCATGCCGCCCGGGTGCCCGAGCCGGCCGCCGTGGGCGTGGGGCTTTTCACCTTCGGCCGCGAACCGTCCGATGCCGTGGCCGCGGCCACGGTGCGCCTGGAAAACGCGGCCCACGAAACCCGGGGCCAGTCCTCGGGCCGCCTGGGCGGGCAGCTTTTCCACGCCGCCGCCCGGCGGGCGGCCGGGGCGGCCGACACGGCCCAGGCCGCCCGCGCGGCCGGCATCATGGCCGCGAGTCTGGGCCAGGCGTCGCCCCTGCCGGTGCGCCCGCCGGCCTCGGGTCCGTTCCGCCTGCTCGACGAAACCGACGCGCCGGCCATCCTGGTGGAGGCGGGCTTCCTGTCGAACCCGGCCGACGCCTCGGTCCTGGCGGTGGCGGAAAAGCGGCAAGCCCTGGCCGACGCCCTGGCCCGGGCCGTGCTGGCCGTGGCCACCGCCGGCCGGTCGGCCGTTTCGCCATGA
- a CDS encoding twin-arginine translocase TatA/TatE family subunit: MFGIGFPELIIILVIVLIIFGANKLPEIGAGMGKAIKNFKKATNEPDEIDVTPGKTKDDTPTDKQ; this comes from the coding sequence ATGTTTGGAATCGGTTTTCCGGAGCTTATCATCATCCTGGTCATCGTGCTCATCATTTTCGGAGCCAACAAGCTTCCCGAGATCGGAGCCGGCATGGGCAAAGCCATCAAGAATTTCAAGAAAGCCACCAACGAACCCGACGAGATCGACGTGACGCCGGGCAAGACCAAGGACGACACGCCGACGGACAAGCAGTAG
- a CDS encoding HAD family hydrolase, whose product MCNPASPPAFLGRVKGVVFDCDGVLVDSHDANRMYYNLIREGIGMLPITPEEEEYVHMHAVSECLVRIIPPERMAEAQEVRRNLNYADIFPYIFLEDGLTDVLAAFAARGVRLAVHTNRTSTVGDLLAHFEIGGYFDPVISAGSLKRPKPDPEGIHMILSAWGLPAQDVAYIGDSALDERSARAAGVAFWSFKNPGLAAAMYIPDFPTLLSCLRGFPATDAG is encoded by the coding sequence GTGTGCAATCCTGCCTCCCCCCCGGCGTTTCTCGGCCGGGTCAAGGGGGTCGTCTTCGACTGCGACGGCGTGCTGGTCGATTCCCACGACGCCAACCGCATGTACTACAACCTCATCCGGGAAGGCATCGGCATGCTGCCCATCACCCCCGAGGAGGAGGAGTACGTGCACATGCATGCCGTCAGCGAATGCCTGGTCCGCATCATCCCGCCCGAGCGCATGGCCGAGGCCCAGGAAGTGCGGCGCAACCTCAACTACGCCGACATCTTCCCCTATATCTTCCTGGAGGATGGCCTCACCGACGTCCTGGCCGCCTTCGCGGCCCGGGGGGTGCGCCTGGCCGTGCACACCAACCGCACCAGCACCGTCGGCGACCTGCTGGCCCATTTCGAGATCGGGGGCTACTTCGACCCGGTCATCAGCGCCGGCAGCCTCAAGCGGCCCAAGCCCGACCCCGAGGGCATCCACATGATCCTGTCCGCCTGGGGCCTGCCCGCCCAGGACGTGGCCTACATCGGCGACTCGGCCCTGGACGAGCGCTCGGCCCGGGCCGCCGGGGTCGCTTTCTGGTCCTTCAAGAACCCCGGCCTGGCCGCCGCCATGTACATCCCGGATTTCCCCACCCTGCTCTCCTGTTTGCGCGGTTTTCCCGCCACGGACGCGGGGTAG
- a CDS encoding YggT family protein, protein MDIIGFFFVALARVLDILLSLYFWIIVIAALMSWVRPDPYNPVVRFLRAVTDPVFYRVRRWLPFLTIGGVDLSPIVVILAVQFLQWFLVPTLLRLGGVGALGGLGAGRM, encoded by the coding sequence ATGGATATTATTGGATTTTTTTTCGTCGCACTGGCCAGGGTCCTGGACATCCTCCTTTCCCTGTACTTCTGGATCATCGTCATAGCCGCCCTGATGTCCTGGGTACGGCCCGATCCGTACAATCCGGTGGTACGCTTCCTGCGGGCCGTGACCGATCCGGTCTTTTACCGGGTGCGGCGCTGGTTGCCGTTTCTCACCATCGGCGGCGTGGACCTTTCCCCTATCGTGGTGATTTTGGCCGTGCAGTTTCTGCAATGGTTCCTCGTGCCCACGCTGCTGCGCCTGGGTGGCGTGGGGGCTCTTGGCGGCCTGGGCGCCGGGCGCATGTAG
- a CDS encoding DUF167 domain-containing protein: protein MTGAGGIAGGKGEAAGPGKARDGDRLPVFVSAVGPGAWTLRVAVTPGGAKDALAGLAEDRLRVRLRAKAVEGRANAALTMFLAACLGLKARQVAIVSGEKSRRKTLRIEAESEPDWSLATGTG from the coding sequence TTGACCGGCGCGGGCGGCATCGCCGGCGGCAAGGGCGAGGCGGCTGGCCCCGGAAAGGCCCGTGACGGCGACCGGCTGCCGGTTTTCGTTTCGGCCGTCGGCCCGGGCGCCTGGACGTTGCGGGTGGCCGTGACCCCCGGCGGCGCCAAGGACGCCCTGGCCGGGCTGGCCGAGGACAGGCTGCGGGTGCGGCTGCGGGCCAAGGCCGTGGAAGGGCGGGCCAACGCGGCCCTGACCATGTTTCTGGCCGCCTGCCTGGGGCTCAAGGCCCGGCAGGTGGCCATTGTCTCCGGGGAGAAATCCCGGAGAAAAACCCTACGCATCGAAGCGGAGTCCGAACCCGACTGGTCGCTTGCGACCGGCACGGGATGA
- a CDS encoding DUF465 domain-containing protein has product MDQRDLELIAKYGEADPELKSLFEEHIAFEKILEKMESKPYLTPSEETELKEIKKKKLSGKTRIETLLVKYRKAEVH; this is encoded by the coding sequence ATGGACCAACGCGATCTGGAGCTCATTGCCAAATACGGCGAAGCGGACCCGGAACTCAAAAGTCTCTTCGAGGAGCACATCGCGTTCGAGAAGATTTTGGAAAAGATGGAAAGCAAGCCGTACCTGACGCCCTCCGAGGAAACGGAACTCAAGGAAATCAAGAAAAAGAAGCTTTCCGGCAAGACGCGCATCGAAACGCTCCTCGTGAAATACCGCAAGGCGGAGGTCCACTAG
- the ilvB gene encoding biosynthetic-type acetolactate synthase large subunit encodes MELTGAQILLESLRREDVEVVFGFPGGAVIDIYDQLPNYPLKHVLARHEQGAIHAADGYARASGRVGVCLVTSGPGATNAVTGIATAYMDSVPVVIVTGQVPTPLIGNDAFQEVDIVGITRPCTKHNYLVKDVRDLARVIKEAFYLAATGRPGPVLIDLPKDVQQAKCEYKYPKTIKMRSYNPTYAPNLKQVARVADVVRKAKKPIIYAGGGVIASGASEDLIWLARTYDIPVTATLMALGCFPADDPLWLGMLGMHGTYAANLAISHADLILAIGSRFDDRVTGKLSEFAKNAKIVHIDIDPTSIQKNVAVHIPVVADCKSFLAALRQSLAAAPAGAAAEDTPPAAGRHASWLERIDAWKAEKPLTYAADSKVIKPQHVIEVISRLTKGQAVITTEVGQNQMWAAQFYQFTRPRSFISSGGLGTMGFGFPAAIGAQMACPDRLVIDVAGDGSIQMCIQELATAVCYDLPVKIVILNNGYLGMVRQWQELFYAKNYCATCLDVAPDFVKLAEAYGAAGYRLTDPSQVESVLAEAFALPKTVIVDVVIDREENVAPMVPAGKSITEMILV; translated from the coding sequence ATGGAACTGACCGGGGCCCAGATCCTTCTGGAATCCTTGCGCCGCGAGGATGTGGAAGTCGTGTTCGGCTTCCCCGGAGGGGCGGTCATCGACATATACGACCAGCTGCCCAACTACCCCCTCAAGCACGTGCTGGCGCGCCATGAGCAGGGAGCAATCCACGCCGCCGACGGCTACGCCCGGGCCTCGGGCAGGGTGGGCGTCTGTCTGGTGACCTCGGGCCCCGGAGCCACCAATGCCGTAACCGGCATCGCCACCGCCTACATGGACTCCGTGCCGGTGGTCATCGTCACCGGCCAGGTGCCGACGCCCTTGATCGGCAACGACGCCTTCCAGGAAGTCGACATCGTCGGCATCACGCGCCCCTGCACCAAGCACAATTACCTGGTCAAGGACGTGCGCGACCTGGCCCGGGTCATCAAGGAGGCCTTCTACCTGGCCGCCACCGGCCGCCCCGGCCCCGTGCTCATCGACCTGCCCAAGGACGTGCAGCAGGCCAAGTGCGAATACAAGTACCCGAAAACGATCAAGATGCGCAGTTACAACCCGACCTATGCCCCCAACCTCAAGCAGGTGGCCAGGGTGGCGGACGTGGTGCGCAAGGCCAAAAAGCCCATTATTTACGCCGGCGGCGGCGTCATCGCCTCCGGGGCTTCCGAGGACCTCATCTGGCTGGCCCGGACGTACGACATCCCGGTTACGGCCACGCTCATGGCCCTGGGCTGCTTTCCGGCCGACGATCCCCTGTGGCTCGGCATGCTGGGCATGCACGGCACCTACGCCGCCAACCTGGCCATCAGCCACGCCGACCTGATCCTGGCCATAGGCTCCCGCTTCGACGACCGGGTCACGGGCAAGCTCAGCGAATTCGCCAAGAACGCGAAAATCGTCCACATCGACATCGACCCGACCTCGATCCAGAAAAACGTGGCCGTGCACATCCCGGTGGTGGCCGACTGCAAGAGCTTCCTGGCCGCCCTGCGCCAGTCCCTGGCGGCCGCGCCCGCGGGAGCCGCTGCCGAGGACACCCCGCCGGCCGCCGGCCGCCATGCCTCCTGGCTGGAGCGGATCGACGCCTGGAAGGCCGAAAAACCCCTGACCTACGCCGCCGATTCCAAGGTCATCAAGCCCCAGCACGTCATCGAGGTCATCTCGCGCTTAACCAAAGGCCAGGCCGTCATCACCACCGAAGTGGGCCAGAACCAGATGTGGGCCGCCCAGTTCTACCAATTCACCCGGCCGCGCTCGTTCATCAGTTCCGGGGGCCTGGGCACCATGGGCTTCGGCTTCCCGGCGGCCATCGGCGCGCAGATGGCCTGCCCGGACCGGCTGGTCATCGACGTGGCCGGCGACGGCTCCATCCAGATGTGCATCCAGGAGCTGGCCACGGCCGTATGCTACGACCTGCCCGTGAAAATCGTCATCCTAAACAACGGCTACCTCGGCATGGTCCGGCAGTGGCAGGAGCTTTTCTACGCCAAAAACTACTGCGCCACCTGCCTGGACGTGGCCCCGGATTTCGTCAAATTGGCCGAAGCCTACGGCGCGGCGGGCTACCGCCTGACCGACCCGTCCCAAGTCGAATCCGTGCTGGCCGAGGCGTTTGCCCTGCCCAAGACCGTCATCGTGGACGTGGTCATCGACCGCGAGGAAAACGTCGCGCCCATGGTCCCGGCCGGCAAGTCCATAACCGAGATGATCCTCGTCTAG
- the ilvN gene encoding acetolactate synthase small subunit — MRHILSILVENEPGVLSRVAGLFSGRGYNIETLNVAPTLADGLSMMTITTEGDEAIIEQIVKQLRKLVTTVKVVDLTDVKSVEREMMLLRVDAEGAKRAEVLRIVDIFRCKVVDVSLDELILEVTGTQDKLGALINLLQRYGIKEIARTGAVAMRRGMQE; from the coding sequence ATGCGCCACATCCTCTCCATACTGGTCGAGAACGAACCCGGGGTGCTCTCCCGGGTGGCCGGCCTTTTCAGCGGCCGGGGCTACAACATCGAAACGCTCAACGTCGCCCCGACCCTGGCCGACGGCCTGTCCATGATGACCATTACCACCGAAGGCGACGAGGCCATCATCGAACAGATCGTCAAGCAACTGCGCAAGCTCGTCACCACGGTCAAGGTCGTGGATCTGACCGACGTCAAGTCCGTGGAGCGCGAGATGATGCTGCTGCGGGTGGACGCCGAAGGCGCCAAGCGGGCCGAGGTGCTGCGCATCGTCGACATTTTCCGCTGCAAGGTGGTGGACGTGAGCCTCGATGAACTCATCCTCGAGGTCACCGGCACCCAGGACAAGCTCGGAGCGCTCATCAACCTGCTCCAGCGCTACGGTATCAAGGAAATCGCCCGCACCGGCGCCGTGGCCATGCGGCGCGGCATGCAGGAATAA
- the ilvC gene encoding ketol-acid reductoisomerase codes for MKIYYDQDADLSLLADKTVAIIGYGSQGHAHAQNLRDSGVKVVIGQRPGGPNWQLAKENGFTPLSAAEAAAAADVIMILVPDQHQKAIYEKDILPHLSAGKMLMFAHGFNIHFQQIVPPAEVDVTMVAPKGPGHLVRRVYTEGAGVPNLVAVHQNATGKALEMALAYAKGIGGTRGGVLTTTFKEETETDLFGEQAVLCGGASELVKAGFETLCEAGYQPEIAYFECLHELKLIVDLMYEGGLSRMRYSISDTAEYGDYSRGPRVVTDETRKEMKKILKEIQEGSFAKEFIVENMSGRAHFLSMRRINAEHPIEKVGAKLRDMMSWLKK; via the coding sequence ATGAAAATCTACTACGACCAGGACGCCGACCTTTCCCTTTTGGCCGACAAAACCGTGGCCATCATCGGCTACGGCAGCCAGGGCCACGCCCACGCCCAGAACCTGCGTGATTCCGGCGTCAAGGTGGTCATCGGCCAGCGTCCCGGTGGGCCCAACTGGCAGTTGGCCAAGGAAAACGGCTTCACCCCGCTGTCCGCCGCCGAGGCCGCCGCCGCTGCCGACGTCATCATGATCCTGGTCCCGGACCAGCACCAGAAGGCCATCTACGAAAAGGACATCCTGCCGCACCTCAGCGCCGGCAAGATGCTCATGTTCGCCCACGGATTCAACATCCACTTCCAGCAGATCGTGCCCCCGGCCGAGGTGGACGTGACCATGGTCGCGCCCAAGGGCCCGGGCCACCTGGTGCGCCGGGTCTACACCGAGGGCGCCGGCGTGCCCAACCTCGTGGCCGTGCACCAGAATGCCACGGGCAAGGCCCTGGAAATGGCGCTGGCCTACGCCAAGGGCATCGGCGGCACCCGCGGCGGCGTGCTCACCACCACCTTCAAGGAAGAGACCGAAACCGACCTCTTCGGCGAACAGGCCGTGCTGTGCGGCGGCGCCTCGGAACTGGTCAAGGCCGGGTTCGAGACCCTGTGCGAGGCCGGCTACCAGCCCGAGATCGCCTACTTCGAGTGCCTGCACGAATTAAAGCTCATCGTGGACCTCATGTACGAGGGCGGGCTGTCCCGCATGCGCTACTCCATTTCCGACACGGCCGAGTACGGCGACTACTCCCGCGGCCCGCGCGTGGTCACCGACGAGACCCGCAAGGAAATGAAGAAGATCCTCAAGGAGATCCAGGAAGGTTCCTTCGCCAAGGAATTCATCGTGGAAAACATGTCCGGCCGGGCGCATTTCCTTTCCATGCGCCGCATCAACGCCGAACATCCCATCGAGAAGGTCGGGGCGAAGCTGCGCGACATGATGAGCTGGCTCAAAAAATAA
- a CDS encoding SemiSWEET transporter gives MTTLSDIVGYAAGLLTTAAFAPQVLQVVRTRSTKDISLGMYVIISVGISLWLVHGLQVGSMPVVAANAVTLVLVLVILAMKLRYK, from the coding sequence ATGACCACGCTTTCCGACATCGTGGGCTACGCGGCCGGCCTCCTGACCACGGCCGCCTTCGCGCCGCAGGTGCTGCAAGTGGTGCGCACGCGCTCCACCAAGGACATTTCCCTCGGCATGTACGTCATCATCTCCGTCGGCATCAGCCTCTGGCTCGTCCACGGCCTGCAGGTCGGCTCCATGCCGGTGGTGGCGGCCAACGCCGTCACCTTGGTGCTGGTGCTGGTGATTCTGGCCATGAAGCTTCGCTATAAATAA